A genome region from Triticum aestivum cultivar Chinese Spring chromosome 2B, IWGSC CS RefSeq v2.1, whole genome shotgun sequence includes the following:
- the LOC123039822 gene encoding uncharacterized protein: protein MSGPVDGRTEKEPLAVVIVYAFDCTTSTPDWYKVDNVFWLVQEKLTRIRGSSLGYTYVMSTPNTYTSDMKLVDSAEINGNGYKSSPSWKRTACVKNMTSGLYEAHRLINENGNMNAIILLFSDGLVNKGDFFDGAEDFLSSVPVYTFTLGGNAYNQGLRTIAANSPGGMFSPLPLPDFPSLSAPFSQLLDNILNDTTMHSEKNPSPTSGRWPLNVVIVSAFDCTTSTPAWNKVNREVYWLVQKKLTQFVHSCLGYTYVMSTPNTYTSEMKLVDPMEIEASGYPRSSAWRRDACTNNMAAGLIEAHRLISEHGHLNGIILLFSDGLINKGDFFDGVQGFISKVPVHTFTLGGDAYNQDLFTIAINSPGGTFHTLPVPEKPSLSVPFLRLVDTILSGAGKWPLDVVIVYAFDSTTSTPDYKTVDNIFWLVQEKLIRLVDSCLGYTYVMSTPNTCTSDRKIVDSTDTELKGYKRSPSWRRSACTKNMASGLFEAHKLISYRGHWNSIILLFSDGLINKGDYFDGAEDFVSKVPVHTFTLGGDANNHVLHAMAKNSPGGMFHPLQVPDKPNLPAPFSQLLDNILNGTTRST, encoded by the exons ATGAGTGGACCAGTGGATGGACGCACAGAGAAGGAGCCACTGGCCGTAGTGATTGTGTATGCATTTGACTGCACCACATCGACCCCGGACTGGTACAAGGTAGACAATGTGTTTTGGTTGGTGCAAGAGAAGCTCACCCGCATCAGGGGTAGCAGCCTCGGCTACACATACGTCATGTCAACCCCTAATACTTACACGTCGGATATGAAATTAGTTGACTCTGCTGAGATAAACGGAAATGGCTACAAAAGTAGCCCGTCCTGGAAAAGGACTGCCTGTGTCAAAAATATGACATCTGGACTCTATGAAGCACATAGACTAATCAATGAAAACGGGAACATGAATGCAATCATCTTGTTATTTTCTGATGGGTTGGTTAACAAGGGCGACTTCTTTGATGGAGCTGAGGACTTCCTCTCCAGTGTGCCCGTCTACACGTTTACCCTTGGCGGAAATGCATATAACCAG GGTCTTCGCACCATCGCAGCAAATTCCCCAGGTGGGATGTTCAGCCCCCTCCCTCTTCCAGACTTTCCAAGCCTATCTGCGCCCTTCTCCCAACTCTTGGATAACATCCTTAATGATACCACGATGCACAGTGAGAAGAATCCTAGTCCCACTTCCG GGAGGTGGCCGTTAAATGTAGTGATTGTGTCAGCATTTGATTGCACCACCTCGACCCCAGCTTGGAACAAGGTGAATCGTGAGGTCTATTGGTTGGTGCAAAAGAAGCTAACCCAATTTGTTCATAGTTGCCTTGGCTACACATATGTCATGTCCACCCCAAACACGTACACATCTGAGATGAAACTGGTTGACCCCATGGAGATAGAGGCAAGTGGGTACCCAAGAAGCTCAGCCTGGCGAAGGGATGCTTGCACGAACAACATGGCAGCTGGTCTCATCGAGGCACACAGACTGATCAGCGAGCACGGGCACCTGAATGGCATCATCTTGCTCTTCTCTGATGGGTTGATTAACAAGGGCGACTTCTTTGATGGAGTTCAGGGCTTCATCTCCAAAGTTCCAGTTCACACATTTACTCTTGGCGGAGATGCATATAACCAA GATCTTTTCACCATCGCAATAAATTCACCGGGAGGCACGTTTCACACCCTCCCTGTCCCGGAAAAACCGAGTCTATCGGTGCCTTTTTTGAGGCTGGTGGATACCATCCTCAGTGGCGCAG GGAAGTGGCCACTAGACGTGGTGATTGTGTATGCATTTGACAGTACCACCTCAACCCCAGATTATAAAACTGTGGACAATATCTTTTGGTTGGTGCAAGAGAAGCTCATCCGTCTCGTGGATAGCTGCCTTGGTTACACTTATGTCATGTCAACCCCGAACACGTGCACGTCTGATAGGAAAATAGTTGATTCGACCGATACAGAGTTAAAAGGCTACAAAAGAAGCCCGTCCTGGAGACGGTCCGCCTGCACGAAGAACATGGCGTCTGGCCTCTTCGAGGCCCACAAACTGATCAGCTACCGTGGACACTGGAATAGCATCATCTTGCTCTTCTCCGATGGGCTGATCAACAAAGGAGACTACTTTGATGGAGCCGAGGACTTCGTCTCCAAAGTACCTGTCCACACGTTTACTCTCGGCGGAGACGCGAACAACCAC GTTCTTCATGCCATGGCAAAGAATTCCCCTGGTGGGATGTTTCACCCCCTCCAGGTCCCTGATAAGCCGAATCTACCAGCACCCTTCTCGCAACTGCTGGACAACATCCTCAACGGTACCACGAGATCCACCTAG